ACCCGGTGAAACCTCCGGGGAGCAGCAGGCCCAGCGCACCGGCCGCGAGGACGAGGATCGGGAAGACGGTGACGGCGCGCCGCGCGGAGCGGTCACCGGTGGCGTCGTCGCCGGCGTTGCTGTCGTTGCTGAGGTGTTCGGGTCGTTCGGTTCGCACGGTGCGAGGTAACGCCTGGCGGGCGGCGTGGCGCAAAGCCGTCTCGCGATGTGATCATCGGGACGGTTCGCGGCAGCGACCGCCGGCGGCTCCAGGGCGACGCTGCCCTACGCGCGGATGAGGTAGGCTTGACCAGCGCGATCACACGGAAACCGGGCATCCGGGCGAGCAGAACCGTGCGGCGCGCACCGGGACGTGGCGCAGCTTGGTAGCGCACTTGACTGGGGGTCAAGGGGTCGCAGGTTCAAATCCTGTCGTCCCGACGGTGACGGAGGGCCCTCGCGGGCAGCGGTTCGCGAGGGCCCTCCGTCGTTGCGTGTCCGTCTCACGGCCCGGCCCGTCGAGCGGCCCGGCCGGACGATGTGACCGGGCCCGCCGCCTCCCCCGAAGCGGCGGGCCCGGTCGGCCGAGGGCGTCACCCCTGTTCAGTGTCCGAAGACACCGTCCCCCGAAGGTGACGTACCCCGGCCGTCCCCGGCGCCGGACTGTGGCCGCGGCGCCCGGGTGCTGCGGAGCCGCGCGGTCACCAGCACATGACCGCCGTCTCACCCGCACCCCACGAGGAGTACAGGCGCACCCGGACCACATAGCGGCGGCCCTTGACGAAACGGGCCCTGATCGTGGCGTTGCGGGGTGTTCCCCCGTCGTCCTGCCCCGCGAGGTAGCGGGGCTCCCCGTCCCGCATCTCGAAGATCACGACGACGGCGTCACTGTCACCGAAGGTGCCCACGGTGTACTCGCGGGTCTCCGGCGGGTCCACGCGGAAGTCGGCCTGCTCGCCCGGTCCGAGCCCCAGCGGCACCGAGCGGAACGGCACCAGTGGCCCCGGCCGGTTGATCGGCGGGTACCAGCGCAGCGCGAACTCCTTGTCGGCCGCCGAGAGGGTGCCGGGCGGGTGCAGACCGGACCGGTAGTGCTCGGGCTCCAGTATCAGTCCCGACGGGAAGGGGTACTCCATGATCGACTGCGGGTCCCAGACCGGGCCGTTGACCTCGTCCGTGTCGAGCTTGCGCAGGATGTTGTGGTACGTCAGATCCCGGCTCCAGTGGTTCGGCGGACCCGCCAACTCGGCGTACACGGCCTCGTCGTCCCAGAGGATGCCGGAGAACGGGCTCTGGTGCTCGTGCAGCATGCCGAGCGCGTGCCCGATCTGGTGCAGCACCGTCGCGCGCTCCCCGGGCGCGGTCAGGTCCCAGCCGAAGTTCATCGTCCGGTCGTTCAGGCCGACCCGGAGCGCGTCCTTGCCCACCGCCGACCAGGACCCGTCGCCGGGCCGGAAGCCGATGCGCAGCTCCGCCTCCGACCGGTCGCCGACCTCGGTGAGCACCAGCCCGAGGCCCAGGTCCCGCCACTCCCGGAAGCAGTCGCGCACCACGTCCCGCTGCTCCTCGGTGCCCACCCAGGACCCCCGCCGCGGCCGGCCGGTGCCCGGCATGGGAACGACGCTGGAGTCGGTGTCGCCACCAAGGAAGCAGTAGTGCAGAACCGTCCCGTTGACCCACATCCGCTGTCCGCCCACGAGCGCGGCGAGGCGCTCGGCGGCCAGCCCCGGCGCGAACGCGGGGTCCGGCTGCTGCGCGAGCGAGCAGTAACGTGCGGTCATGCCCCCCAGACTGCCGTCCGGGCCGCTCCCGGCGCCTGAGTCGGGGGCTACTCAAGTCACCCTGTATCAGGGATGAGTAAGCCGACTCATGTTGCCGTGACGATTTCACCGCGGGACGCGAAGACGCTGGAGACCGCCTGGCCGTTCACCGGGCGTGCGGACGAACTGGAACGGGTGCGCCGGTCCCTGACCGCCGGGCGCGGCGGCATCGTGGTCACGGGCCCGGCGGGCCGCGGCAAGTCCCGGCTCGTGACCGAGGCCCTCCGCGGCACGGACCGCGCCGTCGCGGCCGGGACGCCCGAGACCCGGGGCATTCCCTTCGCCGCCTTCGCCCACCTGCTGCCCGGCACCGTCACCCTGCACGACGCGGTGCGCGTCCTGTCCGGCGTGCGGCTCCTCCTGGTCGACGACGCGCACCTGCTCGACGACGCCTCCGCCGCCCTCGTGCACCAACTGGCCGTGCACGGCCGTACCCGGCTCCTGGTCGTCGCCGCGGAGGGGGTGCCCGTACCGGGGGCGGTGTCCCGGCTGTGGTCCGGTGAGCTGCTGCCGCGGCTCGCCCTGGAACCGCTGCCCCGCGAGGAGACCGCCGAACTCCTCACGGCCGGCGCGGGCGTCGCCCTGGATCCGCTCACCACCGACCGGCTGCACCGCCTGTGCCGGGGGGACCTGCGGCTGCTGCGCGAACTGCTGACCGCCGTGCGCGAGCGCGGCCTGCTCGAACCGGTCCCGGACACGGACCGGCGGGCATGGCGCGGGCCGGTGCCGGTCACGGCCACCGTCCGCGAGCGCACCGCCCACGTGCTCGACCGCGCTCTCCCCGGCGAACGGGAGACGCTCGAACGCCTCGCGTTCGCCGAGCCGCTGCCCCTCGGCCCCGACGACCTCGACGACCTCGACACGGGCATCCTGGAACACCTGGAGACCGAAGGCCTGGTCGCCGTCGACGACCACGGTGCCACCCGGCTCGCCCACCCCCTGCACGGCCCGGTCCTGCGCGCCGCCGCGGGCCGGCTGCGGGCCCGGCGCCTCTCCCGCACCCCGGACCGGTGCGGGCCCGCCCTCGCGGCGGAGGAGGCCCTGCTGGCCCAGCGCATCGAACGGGCGGACGTACGGGCGTCGCGGACACCCGTGGGGGAGTGGCTCGCGGCCGAGGGCGAACCCCTGCCGGCCCGGTACGCCGCGTTGCGCGCCCGCTTCGCGCGCCTGCGCGGACTGCTCGGCGAGGCCGCGGCCTGGGCCCGCGAGGGGCTGCGGACGAGTCCCGGCGACGCGTCCTGCCGGGACGAACTCGCCCTGGCGGCGGCCCAGTCGGGCGACATCCCGTCGGCACACGGAGGCGCGGCCGCCGCCTGGGCCGCCGCCGCGCGCGGGGATCTGGACGAAGCGGTCCGGCTGGCCGCCGCCGGCGATCCGTACGACGCCGTCCGGCTCGGTGCCCCGGAGCGGGCGGCCGGCCGGCTGACCGGCGTCTTCGCCGCCCACGCCGACGCGCTCGCGCGGGGCGACGGACCGGCGCTGGACGAGGTGGCCGCGCAACTGGAGCGGCGGGGCTTCCTGCTCTTCGCCGCCGAAGCACACGCCCAGGCGGTGGGCGCCCACCGCGACCCCGGCGCCGCCCGCACCGCCCGTACCCGTGCCGTCGCCCTCGCCCGGCGCTGCGAGGGCGCCCGCACCCCGGCCCTGTCCGGCCTGGCACTGGGCGAACTCACCGCCCGGCAGCGGCAGATCGTGACACTCGCCGCCGCCGGACTGAGCAACCGGCAGATCGCGGAGCGGCTGACCCTGTCCGTCCGCACCGTCGGCAACCACCTCTACGGCGCCTACACGCGCCTCGGCGCCGGTGACCGCGGCGCGCTGCCGTGGCTGATGGAGCTGCCCGAACCCCAGCCCGCGTGAGCCGCCGGGCGTCAGGCGGCCCCGAATGCGGAGAACGCCCACCCCGTCGCCTGGTGCACCGCGTCGCCCGGCAGCGCGGCCCGTGCGTCGCGCAGCGCCTCCGCAAGGGACAGCCCGGCGTCCAGGCCCTTGTGCAGCGCGAGCATCAGCGGCACCACCGCGGCGTCGTTGACCGGCGCGCTGCACGCCACCACCCCGGCGGTGCCCAGCGGCAGCAGCGCGGTGACCAGACCGAGCAGCTCGTCCGCGCCGACCGAGGCGAACCGCGCGGTGTCGCAGCAGGACAGGATGATCCGGTACGGGCTGCGGTCCAGCCGCTCGAAGTCGTGCACGATGAGCGGCCCGTCCGCCATCCGCAACGACGAGAACAAGGGGCTGTCCGCGCGGAAGGTGCCGTGCGCGGCGATGTGCGCCAACGCCGCCCCGTCCAACTCCCGCAACACCCGCGGCACCCGAGCGTCGTCCGCCTCCAGCAGGGTGGGCCGGGGCCCCGGTGCCGGGCCGTCCGACCGCCCGACCGCGGTGTCGCCCGGCCCGCCGGCCTGCGGTCCGCGCGTCCGGCCGCCGTCCGGCGCGGTCGTCCCGGGTCTCGCGCCGGTGCGCCGCGACCCTCGCGCCCGGCCCGCGTCCGCCTCTTCCGCCCCGCCCGGTGCGCCGTATCCGCCCGCCGCCGACGGCGGGTACGCCCTCCCGCCCTCCGGAGCCCCGTAGCGGCCGGCGAGCTCCGGTACCTCGGCTCCGCCGCTCGCCAGCCCCGGCCCGCGCACCAGCACCTGACGGCCGCCGGGCGGCGGCGCGGTCTCCTTCGCGCGCAGCCAGCTGCTCGCCGACGGGGAGACGCTCAGGACCCGTTCGCGCAGGGCGGGCAGCAGGGCCCACGGCACGCGGTGCAGCCGGCCCGGCGGCACCACGACGACCGGACCGGTGCCGAGATGCGCCGCGGCGGGACCGAGCAGGAGCTCCTGGAGGCGCGCGCCCGCCGCCTCCACCAGCGGCAGCCGGGCCTCCGCACCGGGGTGGGCGAGCCGCCGCAGACCGGCCTGCACGTGCTCGGCCTCCCTCTCCGCCTCGGCCAGCAGCCCGGCCTCGAACCGCCGCACCCGCCCCTGTCCGCACAGCAGCACGTGCACCCGCCCGTCGAGCACGGCCAGCTCCACCAGGCGTACGTCGTCGCCGAGCCGGTCCAGCAGCCGCGCGACGTCGAAACGGTCGCCGTCGCCCGGGGCCTCGCCCCGCATGTGCAGGGTGCGGGAGCGGATCTCCCGCTCCAGGCGCCGCTGTTCGCGCTCCAGCGCGGGGACGGGCCGGCCACCGCCCGTGCGGGCGTCGTCCGCACGGGCGGCCAGCTCCCGGAAGGCCGTCATCGCGCTCAGCAGCACCGGATCGGCCGGCGGCCGGGTGGGCGGCGCCGTCAGCACCGTCGCCCGCCAGCGTTCGCTCCACACCAGCAGCCGCCGTGGTCCGCCCGAGACCAGACTCGCCCGCTGCGCCAGCGCCGCCAGCTCCGCCCCCTGGGCGGTGGCCCGGGCCCGCAGCTCCGAGGCGCCCAGCGTCATCAGGTGATCGTCCAGGACGTCCAGCCCGCGCCGGCAGGCCTCGAGCACACCCCGCGCCGAACCCGCCGCGCGCGCCCGCAGCGCCTGTGCCGCCCAGCCCGTCATCCGCGCGAGCGGCGGCCCGCCGTGCCGGCTGCGCGCGGCGACCGCCAGATGCCGCTCCGCGTCCGCCGTCCAGCCCAGGCCCAGCGCGATCCGGCCCGCGAGCAGGGACGCCTCCGGAGCGGCCGGCGCACCGAAGGCGGCCAGCCGCTCCGCCACCGCCGCCGCGTCCGCGACCAGCCGGCCCGACCCGTGCCCCGTGGCGACCCGGGCCTCGATCAGCACCAGCCGGGCGTGCGTCTCGTACCAGGTGCGCCGCTGCCCGGCGAACAGCCGTACCGCGACGGCCGCGCGCGCGAGCGCGGTCTGCGCCTCACCCGCCAGCCGGGCCGCCCGGGCGGCGACCAGCAGCAGCTCCGCCTTGCGGGTGGACTGTCCGCCGATCCCGTCCAGCGCCGCGATCGCCCCGTCCGCCTCGGCCAGGGCCTCCGTGGCCAGCCCCGCCGCCATCAGCACCTCGCAGCGCCGGATGGTGAGCATGAACGTCGGCGTGCCCAGCTTGGCGTAGCGCTCCTCGGCCTCGTCGAGCAGCCGCAGCGCCGTCGGCACGTCACCCGAACGGAACGCCGCTAGCCCCCGGCTCTCCACCGCGTCGGCCTTGTCGTGCTCCTGGCCGGTGGTGTCCCACAGCGCCTCCGCCTCGGTGAAGTCGGCGTCCGCCCGCTCCACCGCGCCGAGCGCCAGATGCACCGTGGCCCGCAGGGTCAGGGCCCGCGCCGTCCAGATCACGTCGTCCGCCTGCCGCAGCACCGGAATCGCCCGCCGTACGTCCTCCAGCGCCTCCCGGTGCCGCCCCAGCACCCACCACACGTACGCCCGCCGGTACAGCACCCGGGCCCGGGTGTGCCCGCTGCCGCGTGCCACGCCCCGCTCGAAGGCCGCCAGCCCCTCACGGGTGCGGCCGGAGTGCACCAGCGCCACCCCGAGCGTCGCCAGTACGTCCGCCTCCCGCTCGGCCGAGTCCGCCCGGGCCGCCAGGTCGCGGGCGCGCCGCAGATGGGCCAGGGCCTGCCGGGTGTCCCCGAAGTCGCGCTGCCAGATGCCGATCACCTGATGGGCGATCGAGGCGTGCAGCGGTGCGGGATCGGCCCCGAGCAGCTCCTCCGCCCGCGCCAGCGCTTCGTTGGGGGCGGCGAACACCATCGGCAGCAGTTGGAGAACCGACTCGTTTCCCGCTGTCACTCCACGGATGGTAGTGCTCCGGAACCACGCCCCACAGGTACGTGTCTGTATCAATCAGCCACCCCGGGACTCTGATTGACGACCGCAGCCACGACCGCAGCCACGGCCGCGACCGTCACCGCCGCCGCCTCAGTGGAGGACATGCCATGGCACCACAGCGATTCCGCGAGCAGTTCGACCAGATCCAGCGCTCGATGCCGGACGTCCCGCTGGTGATGGGCCCGGACGACTCCGCCGAGTTCTTCTACGAGAAGGGCGTCGTCCTCGCCCGTGACGGCGAGGAGGCCCGCCTCGTCGAGGACACCGTGCGCGACCACTTCACCACCTTCGCCGGACTCACCCCGGACCAGGTACGCCGGGCGAGCCCCGAGACCAACCGCACCGGCATCACCCGCATCCGGGTCGGCGACCCGGGCGAGGGCGACCGGAGCGGCGACCTCGCCGTGGCGAACGCCCTGCGTTCCCTCAGGACCGTGGAGGGCAGGGCCGGCCGCCGGCTGATCAGCCGCAACCACGTCGTCTCCATCGCGGTCAACGCCTGCCCCGGTGACGAGCCCATCCCCGTCCCGATCAGCGAGCCGCCCAACCCGGCCGCCGCCGAGACCCCCTACGACGAGGGGACCGCCGTCGGCGTCCTCGTCATCGACACGGGCCTCATGGGCGACTACCGGTCCTACCCGCTGCTCGCCCACACCGACGGCGACGCCCAGATCAGGGAGTGCGACGACGACGGAGTCCTCCAGCAGTACGTCGGCCACGGCACCTTCATCGCCGGGCTCGTCGCGGCCGTCGCCCCCAACACCGACGTGACCGTCCGCAACACGCTCAACGACGCCGGCGCCATCCTGGAGTCCGAGCTGGGCGAGAAGCTCTTCGAGGCCGTCGACCGCGGCGGCTGGCCCGACGTCCTCAGCCTCTCCGCCGGCACGTCCAACGGCCGCACCGACGGGCTGCTCGGCGTGCACGCCTTCATGGAGGAACTGCGCGAGCAGCGCACCCTGCTGGTCGCCGCCGCCGGCAACAACGCCAGCGCCACCCCCTTCTGGCCCGCCGCCTACGCCGACCTGCCGGGCTGGGAGAAGTCCGTGCTGTCGGTCGGCGCGCTGCGCGCCGACGGCGAGTTCGGCGCCTGCTTCAGCAACCACGGCGGCTGGGTGAAGGTCTACGCTCCCGGCGAGCGCCTCACCAGTGCCCTCACCGGCTTCGCGACCCCCGTGCCGTACGTCTACCAGCACTCCACCTACGACGCCTGCCGGTACGGCTTCGCCTACGCCTGCACCTGCCAGTACCCCCGGCACAACGGGGTGCTGAGCGAGCCCGGCGAGGCCCCCGCCAAGCCGGACCAGGTGATGTTCGAGGGGCACGCCCAGTGGAGCGGCACCTCCTTCGCCACGCCCGTGGTCGCGGGCCTGGTCGCCTCCCACATGACGGAGCACAAGGAGCGGGACCCGCGAGCGGCCCGCAAGCAGCTGCTCAGGGCCAACTCCGAGTACGCGGAGGTGCGCGGGGCGCACGTGCCGGCGCTGCTGCCGCCGACCTGGCACCCGGTCACCGTCGAGGCGCCGGCCGGCGGGGCGTGAGCGGCCCTGTGCCGGGCGGAACCACCTGCTCCACGGCGTACGATGACGTGTCGTACACGAGGGGTGGGACCGTGGACCGTGCAGATGTCGGGGTGCTCGTCCAGTTGGCCGCCGACGGGGACGCGGCGGCCTGGAAGTCACTGGTGGACGGGCTGGGCCCGCTGGTGTGGTCCGTCGTGCGGGCGCACGGGCTGTCCGACGCCGACGCGCACGAGGTGTACCAGACCGCCTGGTTCCGGTTCGCCCAGCACCTGGGGCGGATCCGCGAACCGGAGAAGACGGGCTCCTGGCTGGCGAGCACGGCACGGCACGAGTGCCTGAAGCTGATCAGGGCGTCGAAGCGGTGGACGCCGACCGACGATCCGCAGCTTCTGGACCGCCCGAGCGAGGAACGTACGCCGGAGGAGTCGGTGCTCGACTCCGAGGAGGCCGCCGCGCAGACCGAGCGCGTGCGGCGACTGTGGCAGGAGTTCGAGGAACTGGGCGAGCGCTGCCGCCAGTTGCTCCGCGTGCTGATCTCCTCGCCACCACCCAGTTATCAGGAGGTGTCCGCCGCGCTGGGGATCGCGGTGGGCAGCATCGGGCCGATGCGCCAGCGCTGTCTGCGCAGGCTGCGGGCCCGACTCGAGGCACGGGGGACGTCATGAGCGACCTGCACGACGACGGATTCGACGAGGGGCCCCGCGAAGGGCCCGGCGACGGCGCCTTCACGGACGGCGAGTGGGACACCGGACTGCTGGAGGAGGAGCTGCGGCAGGCCGCCGCGATCCTCGACCCGGTCCCGACGGAGCTGCGGCGGATCGCCGTCGACGCCTTCGCACTGCACGACCTGGACGCCCGCGTCGCCGAGCTGACCTTCGACTCGCTGGTCGACGCCATCCCGGTCAGAGGAGCGAGCGACCCGCCCCGCATGCTGACCTTCAGCGCGGACGAGGTGACCGTCGACGTCGAGGTGACGGCGGACGGACTGATCGGACAGGTGCTGCCGCCGGGGCCGGCCCGGATCGAGGTGCTCAGCGGCCCCCGGCCCCACGCGCTGCTGACCGCGGACGACATGGGCCGTTTCACCGGCGAGTCCCCGCCCAGCGGCCCGTTCGCGCTGCGGCTGCGGACCGGCCGCGAGGTGGTCGTGACGGAGTGGCTGCGCGCCTGACCCACCGGCCGGCCGGCGCGGTGTCGCCCCCGCGGCCTGCGCTCGCTCGTCGGGCACGCGGGAGCGCCGGAGCCGGTGGCCCGGCCGGTGCTCGCTCCGCTGGTCAGGACGACGCGGCGTCGACGAGCGCCGCCAGCGAGGCGGCGAGGTGGGACAGTCCGGGCCCGGCCGGGCCGCCCGGTTCGGTCATGTAGGTGTCCCGGCGGATCTCCACCATCAGGGCCCCGACCTCGCGCCGCTTCCCGTAGAACTCCAGCGGCACGTACGTCCCGCCGAACGGGCTGTCCAGACCGGTCTCCCCGCACGGGGCGAACGCCTCCCGCGCCGCGGCGAGCAGCTCGGGCGACGTGTGGAAGGCGTCGGTGCCCAGGCAGACCGGTGGGCGCGGGCCCCGGCCGTGCAGCTCGTAGGGGAGGGGCGCGGTGGGGTAGGAGTGCACGTCGACGATCACGGCGCGGCCGGTGGCGGCGAGCCGTTCGGCGACCGCCTCGGTCATCGCCCGCGCGTAGGGCCGGAAGTACCGTTCGATCAGCGGCGCCGGGTCGGTGCCCTCGGCCCGCAGCACCTCGCGGTGCGTGGTCCGCGTGTACACGGCGCCCATCCCGACGGCCGTCATCTCCTCCCGCTCGTCCGGGAACCGTTCCGGATCGACGACCAGCCGCGACGTCCGGTTGACGAACCGCCAGGGCGTGACCCCGGCCAGCCCGGCCGCCGCCTCGGCGATCCGCGCGGTGTGCGCGTCGGTGAGGTGGTCCAGCTCCCGTTCCAGCGCCGGGTCGTCCAGGACGATGCCGGGGCGGACGTCGGCCGGAACGTGCCGCGAGGAGTGCGGCACATGGAGGATCACGGGGGACGCCGCGGCGCCGGGCAGCAGCTCGAAGGCGTGCGGGGCGTCGGTCATGGACGGCTCCGTGAGGTCAGGGGGTCGACACGGACGGGCACCCCGTCTCCGCCGAGCGGAAACGGGGTGCCTGTCGGGACGTGCGCGGGACCGCGAGGATCAGGCGAGGGACGCCAGCGCCTCGTTCCAGGTGGCCGACGGACGCATGATCTCGGCGGCCTTGGCCGGGTCGGGCTGGTAGTAGCCGCCGATCTCGGCCGGCTCGCCCTGGACGGCGTTCAGCTCCTCGACGATCTTCTGCTCGTTCGCGGACAGCGTCTCGGCGAGCGGGGCGAAGGCCTTGGCCAGGTCCGCGTCGTCGGTCTGCCTGGCCAGCTCCTGCGCCCAGTACAGGGACAGGAAGAAGTGGCTGCCGCGGTTGTCGATGCCGCCGACGCGCCGGGTCGGGGACTTGTCCTCGTTGAGGAAGGTCGCCGTGGCGCGGTCGAGGGCGTCGGCGAGGACCTTGGCCCGGGTGTTGCCGGTGACCTCGGCGTACTGCTCCAGGGACGGCACCAGGGCGAAGAACTCGCCGAGGGAGTCCCAGCGCAGGTAGTTCTCTTTCACGAGCTGCTGCACGTGCTTGGGCGCGGAGCCGCCGGCGCCGGTCTCGAAGAGGCCACCGCCCGCCATCAGCGGGACGACCGACAGCATCTTGGCGCTGGTGCCCAGCTCCAGGATGGGGAAGAGGTCGGTCAGGTAGTCGCGCAGCACGTTGCCGGTGACGGAGATGGTGTTCTCACCGCGGCGGATGCGCTCCACCGACAGCTTGGTCGCCTCCACGGGGGACAGGATCCTGATGTCCAGGCCCTCGGTGTCGTGCTCCGGCAGGTACGCCTTCACCTTGGCGATCAGGTTGGCGTCGTGGGCGCGGCCCTCGTCCAGCCAGAAGACCGCCGGGTCGCCGGTGGCGCGGGCGCGGGTGACGGCCAGCTTCACCCAGTCGCGGATCGGGGCGTCCTTGGTCTGGCAGGCGCGGAAGATGTCGCCGGCGGAGACCGCCTGCTCCAGGACGGCGTTGCCGTCGGCGTCGACCAGGCGGACCGTGCCGGTGGTCGGGATCTCGAAGGTCTTGTCGTGGCTGCCGTACTCCTCGGCCTTCTGCGCCATGAGGCCGACGTTCGGTACCGAGCCCATGGTGGAGGGGTCGTAGGCGCCGTTGGCGCGGCAGTCGTCGATGACGGCCTGGTACACGCCGGCGTAGGACGAGTCCGGGATGACGGCGAGCGCGTCGTGCTCCTGGCCGTCCGGGCCCCACATGTGGCCGGAGGTGCGGATCATGGCCGGCATGGAGGCGTCGATGATGACGTCGGAGGGCACGTGCAGGTTGCTGATGCCCTTGTCGGAGT
This region of Streptomyces ambofaciens ATCC 23877 genomic DNA includes:
- a CDS encoding response regulator transcription factor, with product MSKPTHVAVTISPRDAKTLETAWPFTGRADELERVRRSLTAGRGGIVVTGPAGRGKSRLVTEALRGTDRAVAAGTPETRGIPFAAFAHLLPGTVTLHDAVRVLSGVRLLLVDDAHLLDDASAALVHQLAVHGRTRLLVVAAEGVPVPGAVSRLWSGELLPRLALEPLPREETAELLTAGAGVALDPLTTDRLHRLCRGDLRLLRELLTAVRERGLLEPVPDTDRRAWRGPVPVTATVRERTAHVLDRALPGERETLERLAFAEPLPLGPDDLDDLDTGILEHLETEGLVAVDDHGATRLAHPLHGPVLRAAAGRLRARRLSRTPDRCGPALAAEEALLAQRIERADVRASRTPVGEWLAAEGEPLPARYAALRARFARLRGLLGEAAAWAREGLRTSPGDASCRDELALAAAQSGDIPSAHGGAAAAWAAAARGDLDEAVRLAAAGDPYDAVRLGAPERAAGRLTGVFAAHADALARGDGPALDEVAAQLERRGFLLFAAEAHAQAVGAHRDPGAARTARTRAVALARRCEGARTPALSGLALGELTARQRQIVTLAAAGLSNRQIAERLTLSVRTVGNHLYGAYTRLGAGDRGALPWLMELPEPQPA
- a CDS encoding CHAT domain-containing protein, which gives rise to MTAGNESVLQLLPMVFAAPNEALARAEELLGADPAPLHASIAHQVIGIWQRDFGDTRQALAHLRRARDLAARADSAEREADVLATLGVALVHSGRTREGLAAFERGVARGSGHTRARVLYRRAYVWWVLGRHREALEDVRRAIPVLRQADDVIWTARALTLRATVHLALGAVERADADFTEAEALWDTTGQEHDKADAVESRGLAAFRSGDVPTALRLLDEAEERYAKLGTPTFMLTIRRCEVLMAAGLATEALAEADGAIAALDGIGGQSTRKAELLLVAARAARLAGEAQTALARAAVAVRLFAGQRRTWYETHARLVLIEARVATGHGSGRLVADAAAVAERLAAFGAPAAPEASLLAGRIALGLGWTADAERHLAVAARSRHGGPPLARMTGWAAQALRARAAGSARGVLEACRRGLDVLDDHLMTLGASELRARATAQGAELAALAQRASLVSGGPRRLLVWSERWRATVLTAPPTRPPADPVLLSAMTAFRELAARADDARTGGGRPVPALEREQRRLEREIRSRTLHMRGEAPGDGDRFDVARLLDRLGDDVRLVELAVLDGRVHVLLCGQGRVRRFEAGLLAEAEREAEHVQAGLRRLAHPGAEARLPLVEAAGARLQELLLGPAAAHLGTGPVVVVPPGRLHRVPWALLPALRERVLSVSPSASSWLRAKETAPPPGGRQVLVRGPGLASGGAEVPELAGRYGAPEGGRAYPPSAAGGYGAPGGAEEADAGRARGSRRTGARPGTTAPDGGRTRGPQAGGPGDTAVGRSDGPAPGPRPTLLEADDARVPRVLRELDGAALAHIAAHGTFRADSPLFSSLRMADGPLIVHDFERLDRSPYRIILSCCDTARFASVGADELLGLVTALLPLGTAGVVACSAPVNDAAVVPLMLALHKGLDAGLSLAEALRDARAALPGDAVHQATGWAFSAFGAA
- a CDS encoding S8/S53 family peptidase, with translation MAPQRFREQFDQIQRSMPDVPLVMGPDDSAEFFYEKGVVLARDGEEARLVEDTVRDHFTTFAGLTPDQVRRASPETNRTGITRIRVGDPGEGDRSGDLAVANALRSLRTVEGRAGRRLISRNHVVSIAVNACPGDEPIPVPISEPPNPAAAETPYDEGTAVGVLVIDTGLMGDYRSYPLLAHTDGDAQIRECDDDGVLQQYVGHGTFIAGLVAAVAPNTDVTVRNTLNDAGAILESELGEKLFEAVDRGGWPDVLSLSAGTSNGRTDGLLGVHAFMEELREQRTLLVAAAGNNASATPFWPAAYADLPGWEKSVLSVGALRADGEFGACFSNHGGWVKVYAPGERLTSALTGFATPVPYVYQHSTYDACRYGFAYACTCQYPRHNGVLSEPGEAPAKPDQVMFEGHAQWSGTSFATPVVAGLVASHMTEHKERDPRAARKQLLRANSEYAEVRGAHVPALLPPTWHPVTVEAPAGGA
- a CDS encoding RNA polymerase sigma factor; this translates as MDRADVGVLVQLAADGDAAAWKSLVDGLGPLVWSVVRAHGLSDADAHEVYQTAWFRFAQHLGRIREPEKTGSWLASTARHECLKLIRASKRWTPTDDPQLLDRPSEERTPEESVLDSEEAAAQTERVRRLWQEFEELGERCRQLLRVLISSPPPSYQEVSAALGIAVGSIGPMRQRCLRRLRARLEARGTS
- a CDS encoding N-formylglutamate amidohydrolase, with protein sequence MTDAPHAFELLPGAAASPVILHVPHSSRHVPADVRPGIVLDDPALERELDHLTDAHTARIAEAAAGLAGVTPWRFVNRTSRLVVDPERFPDEREEMTAVGMGAVYTRTTHREVLRAEGTDPAPLIERYFRPYARAMTEAVAERLAATGRAVIVDVHSYPTAPLPYELHGRGPRPPVCLGTDAFHTSPELLAAAREAFAPCGETGLDSPFGGTYVPLEFYGKRREVGALMVEIRRDTYMTEPGGPAGPGLSHLAASLAALVDAASS
- a CDS encoding NADP-dependent isocitrate dehydrogenase, which produces MTDSTIIYTHTDEAPALATYSFLPVIRAYASQAGVPVETRDISLAGRIIALFPEYLTEDQRIPDALAELGELAKTPAANIIKLPNISASIPQLKAAIAELQGQGYALPAYPDDPKTDEERDIRARYDKVKGSAVNPVLREGNSDRRAPASVKNYAKNHPHRMGAWTAESKTDVATMGENDFRSTEKSVVIAEDGALRIELVGDDGTTTVLRESVPVKKDEVVDASVLRVAALREFLTAQVARAKAEGILYSVHLKATMMKVSDPIIFGHVVRAFFPKTFAQYGETLAKAGLTPNDGLGGIYKGLESLPEGAEIKASFDAELAEGPELAMVDSDKGISNLHVPSDVIIDASMPAMIRTSGHMWGPDGQEHDALAVIPDSSYAGVYQAVIDDCRANGAYDPSTMGSVPNVGLMAQKAEEYGSHDKTFEIPTTGTVRLVDADGNAVLEQAVSAGDIFRACQTKDAPIRDWVKLAVTRARATGDPAVFWLDEGRAHDANLIAKVKAYLPEHDTEGLDIRILSPVEATKLSVERIRRGENTISVTGNVLRDYLTDLFPILELGTSAKMLSVVPLMAGGGLFETGAGGSAPKHVQQLVKENYLRWDSLGEFFALVPSLEQYAEVTGNTRAKVLADALDRATATFLNEDKSPTRRVGGIDNRGSHFFLSLYWAQELARQTDDADLAKAFAPLAETLSANEQKIVEELNAVQGEPAEIGGYYQPDPAKAAEIMRPSATWNEALASLA